The Stigmatella ashevillena genomic sequence GCAGGCCGCTCAGCGCCGCGTCCAGGACGCGGATCCAGGGTCGTCGCATCACTCTTCCCGCCATTCACCGAGAATTACCCGGACTGCCCGGCCAAAAGCCAGTTGGGAAAGCAACTACTGCTGTCCGGCCCCCGCCGAGGGCGGGCTCGGGGCGCCCACCACCGAGTGGAGGTAGTCCAGGGCGACCTTGAGCGGAAAGTCCTTGAGCTTCGCGGTGACCTCCCAGGGCGCGAGATTTGCTGGCAGTGTGCGCGCCCCTTCCCCCGAGTGGGGGGCCGCCACCCCGGGCTCCGCCTTGAAGTGCCGCTTCAGGTCCTTCTCGCGCGGTGCCTCCTGGCCGGGCTTGGTCCCCGGCTCGTCCGGAATCAAGAAGTCCGGGGTGATGCCCCGCTCCTGGATGCTGCGCCCCAAGGGGGTGTAGTACCGGGCAATCGTCAGCTTCAGCCCCGAGCCATCCTCCAATTCGATGACGGTCTGCACGCTGCCCTTGCCGAAGGTCTGCGAGCCCATGATGACCGCGCGCCCGTGGTCCTGGAGCGCCCCGGCGACGATCTCCGAGGCCGACGCGCTGCCCGCGTTCACCAGCACCACCATCGGGTAGTTGGGCTCCGTGTCGCGGTCCTTGCTGCGCTCCTCGGTGGCGCTGCGCCCATTGCGCCCCCGCGTGCTGACAATGGGGAGGTTGCCCGGCAGGAACCGGTCGCTCATCGCCACGGACTGATCCAGCAGTCCCCCCGGGTTGTTGCGCAGATCCAACACCAACCCGCTCAGTTCCTTGCCCCCATTGAGGGCGCGCAGCCGGTCCAGCTCCTTGCGAAGGTACAAGTCCGTGCGGTCCTGGAAGTTCTTCACCTTCACGTGCGCGAGGCCCCCATAGAGGGCCCCTTCCACGGACACGATGCGGATGTGGTCCCGGATGATGGCGATGTCCCGGGGGGCGCTGAAGCCCTCGCGCATGAGGGTGAGCAGGACCCGCTTGCCCGCGGGCCCTCGCATCTTCTGGAGCACCGTGGCCAGGTCCAGCCCCTGGATGCTCTGCTCGTCGATGCGGAGAATCTCATCGCCCGCGCGCAGGCCGGCCCGCGCGGCCGGCGTGTCGTCGATGGGCGCGACGATGATGATGCGCTCGCCCTTGCGGGTGATTTCGATGCCCAGGTTCCCGAACTCCCCCGAGGTCTCGATCTTCATCTCCTTGAAGACCTCGGGCGGCATGTAGAGGGTGTGGGGATCCAACGTCTCGAGCATGCCCTTGATGGCGCCTTGCATGAGCCGGGCGTTGTCCACCGGCTCCACGTAGTTGTTCTCCACGTAGGAGAGCACGCGCGCGAACACCTCCAGGTTCTTGTAGGTGTCATCCTCACGGTCCGCGAGCGCGGCGGGGGCGGCGAGCAGCAGGGCCACCGCGAGCGCCGCGCGCCACGAGGGGAGCTGGCGGTTCACGTCAAGCGTCCTTTCCCGAGTTACCCGGACACTCTACACCCGCGCCTACAACCCTGCCTTGTCGGCGAAGGCCACCAGGCGAGCGACCAGCTCGTCCGGCCGTTCCATCTGGGGCACATGGCCGAAGCCCTTCACCACCTGGACCTGGGCATGGGGGGGCAGGTGCGCCCGGAAGTAATCGAGCGTCTCGGAGGGAAGCAACCGCTCGCTCCCTCCCCAGAGCAGCAACACCGGCATGGACAGGCTTTGGAGCGCCTCGGGCGTCAGGCTGGCGCGCGTGGTCCGGGCATCCTCGGTCAGGGCCTGCACGGCAGGGGTGGCATAGAACTTCCGCATCTCGCTGGAGAGCAGCAGCAGGGGCAGAGGGGCCTTGTGGAAGAGGCGCCGGGTGAGGGAGCGCGCCTCCTCGGCGGTCTCGACGGCGAAGGAGGACAACAGCGCGTCAAAGGTTTCCTGAGACAGGGCGGCGCCCGCGGGGGCCACCAATCCCAAGGCCCGGACGAGCCCGGACGCCTCCGCGGCCAGGTTGACCACCATGGCGCCCCCCAGGGAGTTGCCCACCACGAAGGCGGGCTCCCCCACGGTCTGCTCGACCCAGGCCCGCAGCGTGTCGAACTGACCGCGCACACACCCGGGCCCCGCGCAGAACTCCGTGGAAAAGCCATGCCCGGGCAAATCCAGCGCCAGCACCCGGGAGAAGCGCCGCCCCAGCGGGAACATCACCCGGGAGAAGCCATTGGCCGAGCCGCCCAGCCCATGCACGAGCACCACCGGGGGCCCCTTGCCCTGTCCCTTCAGCTCATAGGAGTGCACGGACTGGCCCCCCACGGTCCTCACCGTCGACCGCACCCCCCGCGCCACCAGCATCTGGCGCGTCATCTTTTGCACTCCACCCATCAAGTCCACGGCGGCTCCTTGGAAGGCTGTGCCCTCAGGATAATGGCGTCCTGCGATTTGCGCAGCGCGTCAGGAGGCGGGAAGCAACCAAGGCTTCGGGTCCACGGCCCGCCCGTCCTGCCGAATCTCGAAATAAAGGTAGGCCCCCTTCAAGGAGCCGGTGTCGCCCACGGTACCGACTTCGTCCCCGGCCTGAAGCTCCAAGCCTACCTCGGAAGACACCTGTTCCAGGTGGGCCATGAGCGAGTGGTAGCCGCCCCCATGGTCGAGAATGAGCAGGTTGCCGTAGCCGCGCAGCCACCCCGCATAGACGACCTTGCCAGGAGCCACGGCGCGAACGGGAGCGCCCGCGGTGGCCCGGATGTCCAGCCCCTTCTGCACCGTGACGGTGTTGAAGCGGGGGTTGACCACCCGGCCAAACCCCACTTCCACGATGCCGGGGGTGGGAAAAGGCAGCTTGCCGCGGAGCGAGCGGAAGCCGGTGGCCGGAATCCCCGCCTCCATGTCGTCGATGATGCGCGTCAGCTCCGCGTCCGCCTGCTCCAGCTCACGCACCACCCGACGGGCCAGCTCGGCTTCGCCCGCGAGGTTGGCCACCACATCCCGCATCGCCTCCTGCTGCCGCTCGGCCAGCACGGACTGCTCCTTGATGAAGGCCACGCGCGTGGAGAGCGACGCCTGGAGCCGCTTGAGCTCCCGCAGGGCCCGGCCCTGAAGCCGTGCCACGTGCTGCACGGCGCGCAGCAGCTCCAGGTCGCTCTTCATCGTCGCTTCCAGCGTCCGCGCACGCCAGACGAGCGAGGAGAAGTCCTGGGAGGACAGCAGCACCTCCAGGGGCTCGCGGCGCGTGAGCCGGTACATGGCGCGCAAGCGGGGGGACAGCCGGTGAATCTGCTGACGGAGCACCTCCCGCGCCACCGCCTCCTCGCGCTCGGCCACGGCCACCCGCTTGCGGAAGACCGCCAGGTCCTTCTCCAGCACCTGCATGCGCCTGCGCGACAGGCTCACCATCTGCTCCAGCATCTCCACCCCTTCCAGGACGGAGACCCGCTTCGACTCGATGAGGGCCACGGTGGCCCGCTGCGCGGCGAGCTGCTCGCGCACGGCGGCCCGCTCCGCCGTCTCGTCCTGAGCGAGCACGGGGGCGGCGGCGACCAGAAGCAGGAGAAGAAGAACCCGGCTCATACCCGTAGGAAGCGCCCCACCGCGATGAAGCTGCCCACCAGTCCGAGCCCTCCGCCCGCCGCCACCAGCTCCAGCGCCAGCCCCGGACGCACCAGGGGCTCTCCCGAGGAGGGGCCCAGCAGGAAGGAAAACAGGGAGGCCAGCGAGGGGCCCACCAGCTGGCCAAACAACCACAACCCCGCGAGCGCCACCCCTGCGCCCAGCAGCCCTTGGAGGAGCCCTTCGATGAGGAAGGGCGCCTTGACGAAGCGGTCCGTGGCGCCCACGAGCTTCTGGATTTCAATCTCCTCGCGCCGCGCGTAGATGGCGAGTTGGAGCGTGGCGGACACGATGATGATGGTGGCGAAGAGCACCACCGCGAAGGCCACCACCCCGCCATACCGCAGCGCGCGGGCGATGGCCGTCAGCCGCTCCACCGCCTCCTGGCCATAGTCCACGCCCGTGACGCCCGGCAGCGTGCGCACCTGCTGGGCCAGCGCCTCCAACCCCTCGGGGGTCCGCCGCTCGGGGGCCACCGCCAGCTCCAGGGAGGGAGGCAGCGGGTTCTCGGGCAACTGCGCGAGCGCCTCTCCCAGGTCTCCCAGCTCTCGCGCCAAGCGTCCCAGGGCCTCGTCCGGATTCACCAGCACGGCCCGGCCGCCACTGGCGGTCTCCAGTTGCCCGCGCATGGCCTCCACCTGCTCCGGGGACAGCTCTGGCGCCAGGTACACCGTCACCTCGACTTCCCCCCCCAGCGAGGCGAGCAACCCATCCAGGGCGTGCCCCGCGGTGCGGGTGAGCCCCGCGGCGAACAGCGCGATGGCGATGGTGGTGATGGCGATGAAGTGAACGAAGGGGGAGTGCTTCAGGCCTCCGGCGGCCGAGCGCCAGAAATAGGAGACCTTGGACAGCGCCGTCATACCGCCGCCATCCGCCGGGCCGCTTTGACGCCGTCCTCGTCCGACACGATGAACCCACGCTCCAGCCGCACCGTGCGCTTCTGGTAGCGCGCCAAGAGCGTGCTGTCGTGCGTGGCCACCATGACGGTGGTGCCGCGAATGTTCACCTGGTTGAGCAGGTCCATGATCTCCACGGTGAGCGCGGGATCCAGGTTGCCGGTGGGCTCGTCGGCCAGGAGGATGGTGGGATCATTGACCAGCGCGCGCGCGATGACCACGCGTTGCTGCTCTCCACCGGACAGGCGCAGCGGGTATGAGCGGGCCTTGTGCTCGAGCCCCACCAGCTTGAGCATGCGGTGGACCTTGTCGCGCGCCTCGTCCCGGGGCACGCCCAGCACGTCCAAGGTGAAGGCGACGTTGTCCTCCACCGTGCGGTGGGGCAACAGCTTGAAGTCCTGGAACACCACGCCGATGTTGCGCCGCAGGTAGGGCACGGCCGACTCGCGGATGCGCGCGATGTTCCGTCCCCCCACCAGAATCTGCCCCTTCGTTGCCTTCTCCGCGCAGAACAGCAGCTTCAGCAACGTGGTCTTCCCCGCGCCCGAGGGGCCCGTCAGGAAGATGAACTCCCCTTTCTCGACGTGCAGGTTGACGTCCGAGAGCACGGGGGGATCCCCCGGGTAGGCTTTGTACACATGGAAAATCTGGATCATCGGCCAGCGGATTGTGGACCCAACCGGCCCTTGGCTCCACTCCATGGCGCTCCCCTGCCTGCCCCCAGGGCGCGGGGCCCGGAGGAAGGGGGCGCT encodes the following:
- a CDS encoding S41 family peptidase, with amino-acid sequence MNRQLPSWRAALAVALLLAAPAALADREDDTYKNLEVFARVLSYVENNYVEPVDNARLMQGAIKGMLETLDPHTLYMPPEVFKEMKIETSGEFGNLGIEITRKGERIIIVAPIDDTPAARAGLRAGDEILRIDEQSIQGLDLATVLQKMRGPAGKRVLLTLMREGFSAPRDIAIIRDHIRIVSVEGALYGGLAHVKVKNFQDRTDLYLRKELDRLRALNGGKELSGLVLDLRNNPGGLLDQSVAMSDRFLPGNLPIVSTRGRNGRSATEERSKDRDTEPNYPMVVLVNAGSASASEIVAGALQDHGRAVIMGSQTFGKGSVQTVIELEDGSGLKLTIARYYTPLGRSIQERGITPDFLIPDEPGTKPGQEAPREKDLKRHFKAEPGVAAPHSGEGARTLPANLAPWEVTAKLKDFPLKVALDYLHSVVGAPSPPSAGAGQQ
- a CDS encoding alpha/beta fold hydrolase: MDLMGGVQKMTRQMLVARGVRSTVRTVGGQSVHSYELKGQGKGPPVVLVHGLGGSANGFSRVMFPLGRRFSRVLALDLPGHGFSTEFCAGPGCVRGQFDTLRAWVEQTVGEPAFVVGNSLGGAMVVNLAAEASGLVRALGLVAPAGAALSQETFDALLSSFAVETAEEARSLTRRLFHKAPLPLLLLSSEMRKFYATPAVQALTEDARTTRASLTPEALQSLSMPVLLLWGGSERLLPSETLDYFRAHLPPHAQVQVVKGFGHVPQMERPDELVARLVAFADKAGL
- a CDS encoding murein hydrolase activator EnvC family protein, producing MSRVLLLLLLVAAAPVLAQDETAERAAVREQLAAQRATVALIESKRVSVLEGVEMLEQMVSLSRRRMQVLEKDLAVFRKRVAVAEREEAVAREVLRQQIHRLSPRLRAMYRLTRREPLEVLLSSQDFSSLVWRARTLEATMKSDLELLRAVQHVARLQGRALRELKRLQASLSTRVAFIKEQSVLAERQQEAMRDVVANLAGEAELARRVVRELEQADAELTRIIDDMEAGIPATGFRSLRGKLPFPTPGIVEVGFGRVVNPRFNTVTVQKGLDIRATAGAPVRAVAPGKVVYAGWLRGYGNLLILDHGGGYHSLMAHLEQVSSEVGLELQAGDEVGTVGDTGSLKGAYLYFEIRQDGRAVDPKPWLLPAS
- a CDS encoding cell division protein FtsX, encoding MTALSKVSYFWRSAAGGLKHSPFVHFIAITTIAIALFAAGLTRTAGHALDGLLASLGGEVEVTVYLAPELSPEQVEAMRGQLETASGGRAVLVNPDEALGRLARELGDLGEALAQLPENPLPPSLELAVAPERRTPEGLEALAQQVRTLPGVTGVDYGQEAVERLTAIARALRYGGVVAFAVVLFATIIIVSATLQLAIYARREEIEIQKLVGATDRFVKAPFLIEGLLQGLLGAGVALAGLWLFGQLVGPSLASLFSFLLGPSSGEPLVRPGLALELVAAGGGLGLVGSFIAVGRFLRV
- the ftsE gene encoding cell division ATP-binding protein FtsE produces the protein MIQIFHVYKAYPGDPPVLSDVNLHVEKGEFIFLTGPSGAGKTTLLKLLFCAEKATKGQILVGGRNIARIRESAVPYLRRNIGVVFQDFKLLPHRTVEDNVAFTLDVLGVPRDEARDKVHRMLKLVGLEHKARSYPLRLSGGEQQRVVIARALVNDPTILLADEPTGNLDPALTVEIMDLLNQVNIRGTTVMVATHDSTLLARYQKRTVRLERGFIVSDEDGVKAARRMAAV